In Mycobacterium branderi, the DNA window GACAACCAGACTCAGACCTCATCCGGCATCCCGCTGGAACCCGTATACGGGCCGGGGGAGCGTGGTGCCGAGCCGCCGCCACCGGGCACCTATCCATTCACCCGGGGCAACTTCGCCAGCGGTTACCGCGGCAAGCTCTGGACGTTCCGCCAGTACTCCGGGTTCGGCACCGCCGAGGAATCCAACCGCCGCTATCGGTACCTGCTGGAGCAGGGCGGAACGGGCCTGTCGGTGGCGCTCGACCTGCCCACCCAGTGCGGCTTCGACTCCGACGACCCCGAGGTCGGCGAGGAGGTCGGCCGGGTCGGCGTCGCGGTGGACACCCTCGCCGACGCCGAGATCCTGTTCGACGGCATCCCGCTGGAGCGGATCAGTACCAGCTTCACCATCAACGGCACGGCGGCGATCTTGCTGGCGTTCTACGTGGCTGCCGCCGAACGCAAAGGGGTGCCGCGGGGCAAGCTGACCGGGACCATCCAGAACGACATCCTCAAGGAATACGCATCGCGCGGCACCTGGATCTGGCCGCCCGAGCCATCGCTGCGGCTGATCGCCGACACCATCGAGTTCTGCGCGGGGGAAGTCCCCAAGTTCAACGCGATTTCGGTAGCCGGGGCGCATTTCCGCGACGCCGGCGCCAACGCCGTGCAGGAGATGGCGTTCACGCTGGCCGACGGGGTCACCTACTGCGACACCGTGGTCGAGCGTGGGCGCATGACCATCGACGAATTCGCGCCGCAGATCTCCTTCTTCTTCTACACCCACGGCGACTTCTTCGAAGAGATCGCGAAATACCGTGCGGGACGCCGTCGTTGGGCCACGATCGTGCGGGAACGCTACGGCGCCAAGACCGACAAGGCATCGATGTTCCGGTTCGGCTGCGTGTGCGGCGGGGCGTCACTGTATGCCCCCCAGGCCCACAACAACGTCGTCCGGGTCGCCTACGAGGCAATGGCTGCGGTGCTCGGCGGCGTCCAGTCGATGTTCACCGCCGCCTGGGACGAGCCGTTTGCGCTGCCCACCGAAGAAACGACCACGCTGGCGCTGCGCACCCAGCAGATCCTGGCCCACGAAACCGGCGTCGCCCGGGTCGCCGATCCGCTCGGCGGCTCCTACTTCGTCGAGGCACTCACCGACGAGACCGAGGCCCGCATCATCGAGATCATGCACGATCTCGAACAGCACGGCGGAATGGTGCGTGCCATCGAGGACGGCTACCTGCAGGGCCTGATCGCCGACGAGGCCTACCGGATCCACCAGGAAATCGAGTCGGGCGAGCGACCGGTGGTCGGCGTCAACCGGTTCGTCACGCCCGAGCCGCCGCCCGAAATTCACACCTACGAACTCGACCCGGAAGGCCGCGATCTGCAACTGAAGCGGCTGTCCAAGGTAAAGGCCGAAAGAGATTCGGCCGCAGTCCAATCCAGCCTCGCCGCATTGTCCCGCGCCGCCGAACGAACCGACAACCTCATGCACAAACTGATCGACTGTGCCAACGCCTACTGCACGGTCGGCGAGATGGTCTCCGCGCTGAAAGCGGTGTGGGGCGAATTCGAACAGCCGGTGGTGTTTTAGATGGCAGTACGCGTTCTCATCGCCAAACCCGGTCTGGACGGGCACGACCGCGGCGCCAAGATCGTCGCGCGCACCCTGCGCGACGCCGGCTTCGAGGTGATATACACCGGCATCCGGCAGCGCATCGAGGACATCGCGTCGATCGCCGTGCAGGAAGACGTCGCGCTCGTCGGGCTGAGCATCCTGTCCGGCGCGCACGTTGCGCTCACCACCCGCACCATCGAGGCACTGCGTGCGGCCGACGCCGGTGACATCGCCG includes these proteins:
- a CDS encoding methylmalonyl-CoA mutase family protein, whose translation is MDNQTQTSSGIPLEPVYGPGERGAEPPPPGTYPFTRGNFASGYRGKLWTFRQYSGFGTAEESNRRYRYLLEQGGTGLSVALDLPTQCGFDSDDPEVGEEVGRVGVAVDTLADAEILFDGIPLERISTSFTINGTAAILLAFYVAAAERKGVPRGKLTGTIQNDILKEYASRGTWIWPPEPSLRLIADTIEFCAGEVPKFNAISVAGAHFRDAGANAVQEMAFTLADGVTYCDTVVERGRMTIDEFAPQISFFFYTHGDFFEEIAKYRAGRRRWATIVRERYGAKTDKASMFRFGCVCGGASLYAPQAHNNVVRVAYEAMAAVLGGVQSMFTAAWDEPFALPTEETTTLALRTQQILAHETGVARVADPLGGSYFVEALTDETEARIIEIMHDLEQHGGMVRAIEDGYLQGLIADEAYRIHQEIESGERPVVGVNRFVTPEPPPEIHTYELDPEGRDLQLKRLSKVKAERDSAAVQSSLAALSRAAERTDNLMHKLIDCANAYCTVGEMVSALKAVWGEFEQPVVF
- a CDS encoding cobalamin B12-binding domain-containing protein, producing the protein MAVRVLIAKPGLDGHDRGAKIVARTLRDAGFEVIYTGIRQRIEDIASIAVQEDVALVGLSILSGAHVALTTRTIEALRAADAGDIAVVVGGTIPEADVPKLLDAGAAAVFPTGTPLDTLVQEIRRLTEEESCVSE